From the genome of Procambarus clarkii isolate CNS0578487 chromosome 66, FALCON_Pclarkii_2.0, whole genome shotgun sequence:
TGGATAGTCCCCTGATAACTTAATTCATGCACtgcggttaaaaaaaaaaaatataaaaaatacagtACTAATTAAAAGTGATTTTTGGTAATATGAGACGACTCATTTTAGTGTCATCGAAATGTTTATTGTCGGAGTACGAAACTAATATGTTGATATATGTactaaatacagtacatatacataaatataacTTCATCCCAAGAGAAAGTATCTTAGGCATTATCTCTTCTTTGAATAGCTTGAAAATTTTGGAGCCTAAATACAGTAATAGTCCATTCAGGGAGCTTGCCTTCAGTATATTCTCTGTGAAACCTGAAACAAAACATGCATAAACTACAGTATTTAAATTTTAACCTGGAAAATAAGCACATGATAATGTAAATATTAAATTCTttcctactggaaaacagtaaataAATATTCAATCCCATAAGCTACTATAACAAACCTCAAAAACTACACTGAGCAGTCATCATCCCAATTTCCAAGCTACTTGGTACCAAACTGTGAAAAACCTCAACTTGGCTGGATTCATAAGTGCATCCTCCCATCCAGTATAGTTTAAGGTTTCAGTACTTAtcaagggggtataggtgttcccCATGTACAATCTTGGAATGATTTCTTGAATAAATATGCTGGTACTAACAGAAGTTGAGGTTTGAGGCCGAGGTGCTATGGTCCAGAGTTACATGGAGCTCACGTGACAGCTTTCTTTGAAGTCTCTTTGGACGTTGTCTCAAATCATCAGTCTTAACTTTTGAAAAGTCcgtttatactgtacacttatattgttTATTTCTCTGTGACATTTAAACAAATTTCAAAGCACCTGTACACTTCCTCCATGTTTTCCTTGTGAGTTTTATTCTCCTCCAGCTCCTGCAAATTACTCTGGTTATTTTCTGTCACTATATGTGTTACTCAAGATTGTCTATAATCAAATCTTTTCTGAGTTCTGGCAATATTATTTCCTTAACATAAGCAAGACGTTCTTGTCTTTTCTTTCTCTAACTGATATTCTGTTTCAAGAGCTTGAAATTTTGCAATGCTGTCATCTCTTGATGAAAGAGCCCAGCCATGGATATAAAGAGCCCAGCCACGAATCAAAGTCAATTGCCTGACTTTGTCTCATGCATGTGCAATACCCCATACAGCTGATTATACATTGACAGCTCAAGTATGGTATTATGTTGAGTTCATCAAGCAGCATTTTTTGGGGGAACGAGGTTCCAGAGACGTAATCCCTTAAGACAGATAGAAttactttgaaactgaaataattaTATTAGTTCATATTCAATTTAGTGTATAAACAGATACAGTTGTTCAAATACTAACTATACCTATTTCAAGGATCTTAAATTAGGAAAACACTTAAAACTTACCTAACAAAATATTCCAGAACAATTAATGAATGTTTGTCCACATTGTAAGGCAAGCGAGTTCCTACTACAGTTACATCAATATCACAATACTTTCGATCTGAAAAAATTAGGCACTTTAAATAACTATTTTTGTTTAATTTCTTTGTTTTACTAACATGCTAGTTTTTCTTTTTTATCTTGTCAACCTTTCTGTGCTAATCACTGTAAGAGTTTTAATAAGAGAAATATCTGGTAACCttttctacatttgagagagaatTACAGTAGTATTATGTAAGGAGTATCAGTTACATCCACAAGAGTTATTTTAATATAGAAGAGTGCTGTATATTGTACACTTCTATATTTGTAACATTTATAGCCTTAGGGCAAATCAAAGGTCACATGATGATGACGACACATTTCAATGTATACTTTCTGTACTTAAAACAAAGCAAAGTCACATAGGTTACTCTTCTTCACTGAAGGGCTTGCAAGTTGGCGTATTTTCTCTTCAAGTACAATATAGTCTCAATATTTTTGTCATAGCATCTCAAGTTTCTGTCTATGTTGCTAATCAAGTGATTTAATtctatgttgtctctctcttctaTTCCACAGCCATGGAAAAATATGGAACCACCATATTATTTTCCAAACATGTTCAATCTCCATCCATTCAAGAAATATTGTTGAAAGTATAATTTTACCTTGATGTTTTCTTTTCCTATGGTTATGCTAAATAGGCAAGTTTGCCTTAGCAATAAAAAATTTATCAAAAATAAATAGGgcattaagtaattatcaaaaataaGGTATCAAGCCAGGAAGACTAAGTAGCACTGTCTGTGTCACAGAATAGGTGTCAAGTGAAATTAAATGCTGCTTTCTAAGCCAGTCCCTATCTTGTTTCCTTGTATCAATGGCATACATGTGGGGTCCACAGACAATTCCATACACCAGGGTATATTGACTTGTTCACCCTCCATAATCAGTATCTTTTCAAATGTCTGGTCTTCAGGTTTGGAAAGAGTGGCAAATCTTGAATTTGAGCCATATAGAGAAACCAGTTCACTATAATACAAAAGAATGAATATTAGACTCAATGAAATCCCTCCAAGAAAactttaaatcaaataaattcTCACTGCCAAATACTGGCTGGGCAGTTGGCCACTCTCCTAAGatggtagcaacaccaccacaacagggtCAGTGAGGTTGGCAATCTCATTTGTTGCCAAGGCAACCCAAGCATGCTTGAAATAAACAAAAGGGGAAGAAATAGTCAGTCATGGGATCAGCTAAAAAAGATAATTTTATTTCATTTGATGCTCTATTTCTGAGCTAAGGCCACTTGGATGCTCACTTGAGTCAACTTCAACGGCAGAAACAAACATATATAGGTACTAAATAAAACAAAGGAGACAGATCGAAGAACATTCAATCCCAATCACCAGTTTTCATGGAAACCAGAGAGGGAACAGCTGAGGCACAAAACTTACCCAAGAAAACCCACACGTGCAGAAAAAGAATGCTGGACACCCAGAATGCTCCTCCACAGCCAAAATGGCAAGAGCTTTCACAACCCCCCACCTGCATGGCAAAGAGGAATGCTATACCacaaaaagaaaaaacagaagctCCAAAAGAAGGCATAACCTACAAATCAATAGAGTTGTTTGTGTGCCTATAGCAGCATTAACAACCCCACGGAGAGACCACTCTGCCACCCAATGGGAAAAAAGGCGCACATGTACACCATATTCCAGACAAAACCAAGGAGATCAATGACCCCACCAAGACCAACATTGAAATTTTGGTCTATATTAGATTCAAGCAAGCATTAGTTTGACTAAAGGAGTTTGCGtgttacagtactgtaattggaAATCGAGTAAAACATTACTTAATTACTTATTGATTTATAATTAAACAAATGTGCAAGTTTTAGTGCAAATAAAGAAATCTGAAAATTAAAAAGGCAGAAAGATATTATATACATGTGTAAATATTATTTATGTAATGTATTTGTGAAAAGTTTTTGCAAAATATCAAAGTCAACAATTTTTAATTGAAAACTTACCAACAATCTTTTGCAGGGATACATTGTTCAGCTGTATAACTTGAATATTTGCAGCAGACAGAACAAGGTTGTTGACCTGTATTGACATGATATACATTAGAGAAACATAAATGATCCAGTAAATATTTTTGGTAACTACAGTACTGGTACTGCATTACGTGTAGACCCACAGGCCTGGCTTGCTTATGGAAATACAGTACCAGTGTAGGATCAATATGAGAGCCTTTACTCAAGCCTCTGGCCCACAATGCATCACTACTTTGTAGTTTGACACATTTTATGATCCTTCACATACAATGCTAACATATGGTAAAGTCAAATAACACTGCATATTTCATGCTGGATGCACGATTGTTGGAGTATGGAGTACTGTATATAAATGATGCTACAGGTATCAGTCACATACCAAATGGTCTTTAAAACAAGTAGAGTACTGTATATGTACTGCATTCGATGTTTACAATGAGGAATGCtatactgtgtcatgaggtgttaaAATATTTGTAAGATATTCAATAATCTCTTCAAGCTATGTTAATTTAAGGGGCCAGGTGCACAATTTCTCAACCTTCCTCAAACATTCTGAATTTTTGTGTGCATAATCtacatggtaaatgctccaactttctTAATGGTTCAATATCATAACATGAACagaacaacaaaaaataataaattatagATACAAAATTGAGAATTTCACAATTTCAAATTAAGTTCACGAATTTAATATTTcaccaatttttattttattcactatGGGCTTAAAATGGCATATAACATTCACATGCCTcaatataaaatttagtttgagagtatagtttactgtaaaaaaatagTCAATGTGGCCTTTAAAATGTGTGCAAAATTTAGACACTAAAATGTATAACATCCAAAGTTATGGGTTTATGAATAAACACTATTGATGACACCTTAGaactaagaactttgcacataatttgtaaaaatggtgagaatcagtCAGAAACTGGATTTTTAAAGTCGTCTAATTGAAGTCGAcatttgaagttatcgacaatgaatatggTACAGTAGTTCTAATTTATGAATGTGCttctatgttttaataaacattactTGGTATTTGTActtgaatatgtgaaagttgtaggtcaatatgtgttgaaatgaagacaAGAAAAAATTacccaaaaaaaacaaaatatagggataaggATAATGtgttaataaggataataagtatactttatataagggATAAGGCCAGCTTCTGGTCCCCACTCATTaatacaacctaaagagacaaagaaaaacgAGCTTTAAAATCTGTAAATAACTCCGCTTAAAAAATTTAAAAGTCACAagttctgccacctgtggctgatttaCATGTTGCCCAGTTTCGTTCCAACTTCACATCCTTAGTGACGGGTATGCATTCTCAAAGAAGTAGAAGCCACAACAAAATCAGATgagaaacaaaggagaaaaagaaaaacaaaaaactaACCCCCTCCCAACAAAATTGTTGGACACTGGTGGAAGTAACAGATATTGGCATAagccaatgtatttatatgatatgtaTAACAAAATACtgcataataacatactcattattatttgtgttattatgtaaaaCTCAGCAATGATAGAAAGGCATCAGCTTCATATGCACTTTGTGGACCCTTCTTACTATTATTCTTTTTCTTTGTGCATCAAACAAATGCTTGCATCTctctattactgcattatccctcagttccattTAATTGGCGCTGTTCTTATCATCAGaacgattttttttaatattcatataaaattcattttttaacatATTGGAATGAACCTTTCATgacgctgatgccaaataattggtgttttgtttaacattttcaagtaattttcatataatttgaatatttttagAAGGTAAAAATATCTATTAGTGCCGAGGCAGTGagtgagaggagtgagagaggcaCTCTCACCTATTAGTGCCTTTTAAAACAATAAATATTCAGaaacctgatatccttaaaagagCAAATTATTTTAGTGTCATTAATACTGATCAGGCATTTCATATACAGTACAATATTCCAACTTGCTTTTCAAAATTACATTTTGTGATTATGGTAACAATAGATGTTAAAATAATATGATCTCCCATCTTTGTCATGAAAACATCTACAGTACTTTCCTGTTTACTGTACTGTTTTATGAGATTTAATTCAAGTAAAAtcattgtatttttgtttacttCACTGTACAGCATGCTATTTTCCATGTTTACTACACTGTATGGCATGCGAGTCCTTATGTCACTGTATCATATGTATGTGTTATTATACATGCCAGTTTCCATGTCAATTTTGCAGCAACCATTGAAATATTCTTCTTACCCAGTAGTGTAGTTCCATATTTTCTGGGTGCTTGGAATTAAAGTCTCTAATTCAGTCACATTAACTACTCTCAATTCTATCATCTGCTGAAGTACAATCCTCCCATGTTCAATGGGAGGATTGTTTAATCCTTTGTTTAATCTGTTAAGCCTTAACAGATTAACTCTTATACTGCCTGTAACTCATATTAATCTTTATAATTTAGGTCTGACATACCTGGTCACTAGTCCACTTTGTTCTTCTGATTTTATCAATGGCTTTCTGTGTCAGAAGTCCACAGAGCTCTCCCCAGTCACGTCTGCTGACAAGTTCTGTCACAGTACAAACAGCCTGAAAACAAGTAATTAGATTTTTAATTAGTATTTTataagtactgtaggtactaatgCTAGATTTTCTCTCACAATCATCaagaaagtactgtactgtattgcatACCATTTGCCAAGACGTGAAGGTTAGTTACAAGAAATCTACACATATAGGCATAAAATAAATGCTGCCATAATATAATATGAAGAATGAAGCATAATTCAGCATTTTGCTATTTATCACTTACCTGTCCAGCTCCAAACTTGAAAGAAACTAAATCAAAACTTGGATCCCATTCCCTTTTAAGTGTGGCAATTTCCATGTGATTATGGAGCCACTTAAAAGGATTTGGGATATAAAATACTTTCATTCTTGTTTGTGGAGGATCCCTTCCTGAGCTCTGTTGAATGCTGCAAGTTGTGTGAAGGTTGCGGCAGCATACCCTAGACAGCCAAAGGACATGTTgtgtacaattttaatacaagatGTAAAATTTTACTATTATTAAAACTTATCATTATTATGTAGTTCAAAAATGACATAACAAACAGAACCTGGACAGCTAAGGAAATTACTATTATGAAAGTTCTATGAAAATCTATTAGACTGTAACACGTCTTATTTCCTATAAATTATGAATTGGATAAGGCAAAAACAACCTCTTATTATCTGTTTACTCTTAGACTGGCGTGTGTACTAAATTTACTATATCATTGTTTGCAAGCGCTAAGATCACCAAaagtattattatattttaataaGTTCGGCAATGATAAAAATTGATAAAATGTTATCAACGTATTGCTCAAACTCTTCTCTCTATAGTATACTAAAATCTTACACTAGGGAACTACATGGCCTAATAACAATAGGGACCCttcttatacagtacagtatcatCATACATAAGTCATGAAAATTTCACAAAGGTACTCCTCAGATATTGGACTAATTCTATGAAAAGCAACTCAAATGAAAATAACGAACTGCACAGAAATATTGTATGTACTACAGACTGGTGTAGTCATTCAAAGATGATCTacacatatttatttattggctGCAATTATTGGAGACATACTGTAATGGCATACCTGGGATGAACGAGAGATGGTGATAAGGCCGCCCTTGTCCCTACAGCTCTAAATGCCCGCAGGGACAGAAACTGTTGAGTACACAAATGACTTGACCTATATATAGGTCTAAAGAAACCCAACATTTTAATGTTGCTTTTGTCACCAatgctgaaaaaaaaaatatttatcttAGTAAGTAAGGATTTGTTTTGATATAAATAAAGCTATTAATGTACAGTATTACAAATAAAAATTTTgatgtaaagttaggttaagactTTTTTTCTGAATTTTACACAAGCATAATATAGAATTGAAACTATAAATATATGCCCAATAAGTCACTGTACTGAGCTATAGCACTTGGTTTCTCCCCAAGGCAAAATTCTACTGGTCCCCCTAGATAGGGTCTGGAACAATTAGGGCTGGTCAATATCCTGCACAGACAGCTGTGCAGGATAGAACAATTGAAGAGTtggagagaaaggagagaaaaaatcCATTGTGAAATGACCACAATTTTAGTTCAAAACCACTTAACGGCCATTTTGATTGCTACTTAGCAtgataagtacagtactgtactaccaAGTGCTGCTTCCATTAACAGCTGAATGGTCCACCTGGCTGCTATTTCTGACTGCTAACAGGTGGCAGCACATTTCTCTTGAGGCCTTCCCAGTTCAGCTGAGTTCAAGTAGAGACCAGAATTCAGTAAAGTGACATTATCCATAGAAACTTTAATTATGCAATGGTCTTATGCTGTAAGTGAATGCATCCcatgtcctggtagtacagtaggGTTTGTTCTCGACACACAATCGAGAATTTTGGGTTTAAGTCTCGTAAGGGACAGAAATGGttcggcacatttcctttcacctaatgcatctgtttaaTTAGcattaagtaggtactcaggagttagtcagcttattgtggggttgcatccccaCAACCCTTACAGTAATTCAACCTTGGAGGAGGGGCTCAAtaaaaagcctaacgtgtatgaatacactctggcttcttgGCCcccgacaatgaattattatgtGCATCTACACAGGTCAGTTGTCTCTCAAATCTTGAAAAGACAAGTTCTTTTATATACAGGTTGGTGTGCACTGGCTGTGAATAAACTCCACTTGAGGCTCTTGAGGTTACTGTTATATTGATAATTCCTTGGAAACTTTGTTCAATGATAAAAGCATTTCTTAGCCATGCACACGAGTATGCTCACTGGCTAGACTTGGTGGCTATGTGGCTCAGCTTTCCTCTTCCCTAGTGGAGGAGGCAGCCCAGACAGAAGCAATGAGTGAATATTCACCAGGATTCCTTTTACTCTTTCATGATCTCCAGGTCCCAGGCAGGCTGCTGACAAATATAGCCCCCTTCATACTTTCTCTTTTTCCATCTCACATTCAGTTTATTGACTAGGTAGAATAGGAAGCCACTGGCTTCCTATTCTCATTGAGGCCACTAATGATACTGTATCAGTAAATTTTGATAATTCTGATAAATTCCTTAAAGGTTCATTCttaactcacaatcgagaatcctgggttcgaatcccaggcaggacagaaatggttgggcatgtttcctatcacctaatggacctgttcacctagcaataaacaggtactgtacccaggagttagttagcttcttgtgaggttgcatcctgggaagggttaGTAGGTCAACCTTGGGGaagaccttgatataagcctaacatgtatatatacactggctaccTGTCACCTGACACAAGGAATtgctttattattattgttatcacaTTAACATAATTTGATTCATCCAAAACTCCCCAAAATACAGGCAAGACAGGTGGCAGTAACAAGTTTGGTTATATGGCAAGTGAAAGATATTTAagcaataaaaaatatataaaattacaaTTACAGTAAACATTGTAAAATATTTTATGTACTGTTCTTGACTCATACTCAGGGAACCTGGGTTCAATTCCCAGGCGAGCAAGaaacggtccgtctaattaccgcaagctaccacaagctacgctAAGCTTCCTGGCaacacgttagtaatgaataaatatgatatatttactcattataatgttggtgctgaatgtacaacacgaaaaaacataattttaatctgaaaaagtatctttttataaagaaattagacgaaaataaagagctggtgacgccaaatcaagtcgacgatccaagtgttggttaggtttggtttggttaggtcaacctaacctaacatatcatatttattcattactaacgtatggcCAGAAAGCTTTGTGTAGCttgcggtaattagacggacccgcaagaaatggttgggcacgtttccttttacCTGGTACTAGGGAGTTAGACTTGGTGAGGTTAGACTTGGTGAGGTTAGACTCGGTGAGGTTAGACTTGGTGAGGTTATACTTGGTGAGGTTAGGTTATTTAGGAGTTCGAAGAGAGGAAAGACTTGCCCCGGCAAGCTCACCTCAGCACGGCTCCATCAACCTTACCTGTCAGCTTATGTGGAAAACCTTACACCGGGCAGTGTCAGTTCTGGCAGTGAACTACTCTTAAATTTACACTCCTAGTTACATTAATAAATTTGTGAGTGTTACATGAGAGCATTTTTGAGCAGCCCGAACcattcatcaacaacaacacgttGTCCGATTCCTGCCTTgggctgaagggggggggggggggctcatccATTATGTAAATTGTTATATTTTGTAGCTATTTTAAGTTAAAAATATTCTGaatgtcatacataaccttagAAATATTTATTTGGATTGCATACAAACGCGAACAAATGAAGAAGTATTATTGAATGAAGTATTTCGAACAGCCTGAACATTTTGGACACCA
Proteins encoded in this window:
- the LOC123769277 gene encoding uncharacterized protein isoform X1 encodes the protein MLGFFRPIYRSSHLCTQQFLSLRAFRAVGTRAALSPSLVHPRVCCRNLHTTCSIQQSSGRDPPQTRMKVFYIPNPFKWLHNHMEIATLKREWDPSFDLVSFKFGAGQAVCTVTELVSRRDWGELCGLLTQKAIDKIRRTKWTSDQVNNLVLSAANIQVIQLNNVSLQKIVGFTENILKASSLNGLLLYLGSKIFKLFKEEIMPKILSLGMKLYLCICTVFSTYINILVSYSDNKHFDDTKMSRLILPKITFN
- the LOC123769277 gene encoding m-AAA protease-interacting protein 1, mitochondrial isoform X2 gives rise to the protein MLGFFRPIYRSSHLCTQQFLSLRAFRAVGTRAALSPSLVHPRVCCRNLHTTCSIQQSSGRDPPQTRMKVFYIPNPFKWLHNHMEIATLKREWDPSFDLVSFKFGAGQAVCTVTELVSRRDWGELCGLLTQKAIDKIRRTKWTSDQVNNLVLSAANIQVIQLNNVSLQKIVDRKYCDIDVTVVGTRLPYNVDKHSLIVLEYFVRFHREYTEGKLPEWTITVFRLQNFQAIQRRDNA